CTTGATTCTTCATACAGGAGAATGATACAATATCCAAATCCACAGTCTTCAGGAACTGCATACAGTCTGATAACTGGTCTCGTGAAGATTTACGGTGAAGACGGGGCTTTCGAGTATCTGAAAAACCTCGCTCCAAACATCCAGACCTACACACAGAGCGGAACTGGACCCTCCAAGGCCGTCGGCCCCGGTCAGGTTGCGCTTGGAATTCAGTTCACCCCTGCTTTCTTCCAGTTCATGGAACAGGGATATCCCGTCACCGTGGTTTTCCCTAAGGAGGGCGTACCATACGAAGTGGCATCCGTTTCGATTCTAAAGGGTGCCAGGAATCTCACCGATGCCCAGAAGTTAATTGACTGGGTTGTGTCAAAAGCCGGTCAGCAGCAGGTGGTTGATCAAAAAACCTTCTTCTACCCGATCAGGCCAGATGTTGACTTCGGCAGTCTGCAGCCTCTTTCGACCATTAACCTTGTTTCAGTAGATCCATCCTGGGCTGCAGAAAACAAGACCAGACTTATCGAAAGATGGATTAACGAAGTGCTTCCATACTAACGATCACTTAGATTTGCTTTGAGGGGGAGAAATCCCCCTTTTTAATAGGAGGTCGTCCTGTGGCTATAAGGGGAGAAGAAGCAAAAAATAGGTTTCTGAATCTTCTTAGGGATCCAGTTCTGCTTTTGATAATACTCCTGATATTCGCTGCCCTGGCAATATTCATTGTCTATCCCCTATTCAGGGTTTTCGCGGTCAGTATGACCGACAAGGAGGGCGGATTTGACCTGAGCGCGTACAGCCACGCCTTCTCGAATCGATACCTGAGGCAGGGCTTCTTCAACAGCCTTTTGGTGGCTGGCCTTACGGCAATATTCGGAATGCTTGTCGGGTATCTGTTTGCTTACACTCTTAACAGAACGGATATTCCGCTGAAGGGCTTTTTCAGAACCGTTGCCGTTCTGCCGATAGTCTTTCCACCGTTTATTGGCGCACTTTCTATCATAATGCTATTCGGATTCAACGGGATCATTACCGCCGGGATATTCGGGATCAGGAATTTCCCGGTGTACGGTTTATGGGGTCTCATGATGGCCCAGGTGGTCTGCTTTTTTCCGGTTGCCTTCATCACATTGGACGGCGTTATAGGAACTATCAGTCCGACACTTGAGGATGCCGCCTTCAATCTCGGTGCCAATCGATGGCAGGCTTTCAGAAAGGTAATTCTTCCGATGTCGGTTCCGGGTATTGCCAGCACAATGCTCGTTCTATTCATAGAATCACTCGCCGACTTTGGAAATCCTTTGATTCTTGCAGGCAGCAAATTTCCCGTGCTCTCAGTTCAGGCATACCTGCAAATAACCGGAATGTTTGATAC
This genomic stretch from Mesotoga sp. Brook.08.105.5.1 harbors:
- a CDS encoding ABC transporter substrate-binding protein — its product is MKRVLILTIFLMLVAAAFSNLVVYSSVDEANARKILNAFVEETGVKVDFVFLSSGPALARIEAESNNPQADVWFGAPLENHIIAKERGLTQPYKTLSVYGVSPEFYDVEGYYHPIYMNPLGVGVNTSVIEQIKASVPETWEDLLDSSYRRMIQYPNPQSSGTAYSLITGLVKIYGEDGAFEYLKNLAPNIQTYTQSGTGPSKAVGPGQVALGIQFTPAFFQFMEQGYPVTVVFPKEGVPYEVASVSILKGARNLTDAQKLIDWVVSKAGQQQVVDQKTFFYPIRPDVDFGSLQPLSTINLVSVDPSWAAENKTRLIERWINEVLPY